The following are encoded together in the Gadus chalcogrammus isolate NIFS_2021 chromosome 2, NIFS_Gcha_1.0, whole genome shotgun sequence genome:
- the hid1a gene encoding protein HID1, producing the protein MGSTDSKLNFRKAVIQLTTKTQPVEATDDAFWDQFWADTSTTVQDVFALVPAAEIRAVREESPSNLATLCYKAVEKLVQGAGSGCPSEKEKQTVLNCSRILTRILPYIFEDQDWRGFFWSTVPGAGRAGTEDMEDDDSARPLAESLLLAVADLLFCPDFTVHSHKRSPESVEDMQSIDSCEYIWEAGVGFAQSPPLNYIHDLNRTELLRLLLTCFSEAMYLPPASDHSVLNPWVTFFCSTENRHALPLFTSLLNVVFAYDPVGYGIPYNHLMFSDYREQLVEQAVQTLIVTLEHEGGATRRPASPSSLEEQESTGPDNLFVNYLSRIHREEDYDFILKGLARLLTNPLTQTYLPNSTKKIQFHQELLVLFWKLCDFNKKFLFFVLKSSDVLDVLVPILFYLNDARADQSRVGLMHIGVFILLLLSGERNFGVRLNKPYSVHVPMDIPVFTGTHADLLIVVFHKIITSGHQRLQPLYDCLLTIIVNVSPYLKSLSMVAANKLLHLLEAFSTSWFLFSASQNHHLVFFLLEAFNNIIQYQFDGNCNLVYAIIRKRNLFHQLANLPSDASSIQKALQRKKKSPDVISRTSSQETISMEGSRPAVPAEPGTLKASLVAIPGIEKLTEKSQVSEDGTMVSIPKMDSPQKPLADQSTVTGTSDTESNSGRDTEDVFYTEAEMERRPTSSASSTSSYWAPSPEWVLSWRSKLPLQTIMRLLQVLVPQVEKICIDKGLTDESEILKFLQHGTLVGLLPVPHPILIRKYQANAGTAMWFRTYMWGVVYLRNVDPPIWYDTDVRLFEIQRM; encoded by the exons ATGGGAAGCACCGACTCCAAATTAAACTTCAGGAAAGCCGTGATCCAGCTGACAACCAAAACACAG CCCGTGGAAGCCACAGACGATGCCTTCTGGGACCAGTTCTGGGCTGACACCAGCACAACGGTGCAGGATGTTTTCGCCCTGGTGCCAGCGGCCGAGATAAGGGCTGTGAGAGAGGAGTCGCCCTCCAACCTCGCCACTCTGTGCTATAAG gcggtGGAGAAGTTGGTGCAGGGCGCGGGGTCCGGCTGCCCCTcggagaaggagaagcagaCGGTGCTGAACTGCTCCCGGATCCTCACCCGCATCCTGCCCTACATCTTCGAGGACCAGGACTGGAGGGGCTTCTTCTGGTCGACCGTCCCGGGGGCCGGGCGGGCCGGG ACGGAGGACATGGAGGATGACGACAGCGCCCGTCCGCTGGCTGAGTCCCTCCTCCTGGCCGTGGCCGACCTGCTCTTCTGCCCGGACTTCACCGTCCACAGCCACAAGAGGAGCCCT GAGTCGGTGGAGGACATGCAGTCCATTGACAGCTGTGAATACATCTGGGAGGCCGGGGTGGGCTTCgcccagtccccccccctcaactacATCCACGACCTGAACAG aacGGAGCTGCTGCGCCTACTGCTGACGTGCTTCTCCGAGGCCATGTACCTGCCCCCCGCCTCTGACCACAGCGTGCTCAACCCCTGGGTAACCTTCTTCTGCTCCACCGAGAACAg ACACGCCCTGCCGCTGTTCACCTCGCTGCTCAACGTGGTGTTCGCCTACGACCCGGTGGGCTACGGGATCCCCTACAACCACCTCATGTTCTCCGACTACCGGGAGCAGCTGGTGGAGCAGGCGGTGCAGACGCTCATCGTCACGCTGGAGCACGAGGGCGGAGCCACCCGCCGCCCCGCCTCCCCGTCCAGCctcgaggagcaggag TCTACCGGCCCTGATAACCTGTTTGTGAACTATCTGTCAAGAATTCACCGGGAAGAG GACTACGACTTCATACTGAAGGGCCTGGCCCGCCTGCTCACCAACCCGCTGACCCAGACCTACCTGCCCAACTCCACCAAGAAGATCCAGTTCCACCAGGAGCTCCTGGTGCTCTTCTGGAAGCTCTGCGACTTCAataag AAGTTCCTGTTCTTCGTGCTGAAGAGCAGCGACGTGCTGGACGTTCTGGTTCCCATCCTGTTCTACCTGAACGACGCCCGGGCCGACCAGT cccgcGTGGGACTAATGCACATCGGCGTCttcatcctgctgctgctgagcgGCGAGAGGAACTTCGGGGTCCGCCTGAACAAGCCGTACTCCGTCCACGTGCCCATGGACATCCCCGTGTTCACCGGGACCCACGCCGACCTGCTCATTGTG GTGTTCCACAAGATCATCACGAGCGGACACCAGCGGCTGCAGCCTCTGTACGACTGTCTGCTCACCATCATCGTGAACG TGTCTCCCTACCTGAAGAGTCTCTCCATGGTGGCCGCCAAcaaactcctccacctcctcgaagccttctccacctcctggtTCCTATTCTCGGCCTCCCAGAACCACCACCTGGTCTTCTTCCTGCTGGAGGCCTTCAACAACATCATCCAGTACCAGTTTGATG GAAACTGCAACCTGGTGTACGCCATCATCCGCAAGAGGAACCTCTTCCACCAGCTGGCCAACCTGCCGTCAGACGCCTCCTCCATCCAGAAGGCCctgcagaggaagaagaagagcccCGACGTCATCTCCAGGACCAGCTCTCAGGAGACCATCTCCATGGAGGGCTCGCGGCCGGCCGTGCCTGCCGAGCCAGGGACCCTGAAGGCCAGCCTGGTGGCCATACCCG gCATCGAAAAACTCACGGAAAAGTCCCAGGTGTCAGAGGACGGGACGATGGTGTCGATACCAAAGATGGACTCGCCCCAGAAACCTCTGGCAGACCAGAGCACCGTCACGGGCACCAGCGACACGGAGTCCAACTCGGGGAGAGACACGGAG GATGTCTTCTACACCGAggcggagatggagaggaggccTACGTCCAGCGCGTCCTCCACCTCGTCCTACTGGGCTCCGAGTCCAGAATGG gtgctCTCCTGGAGGAGCAAGCTCCCTCTGCAGACCATCATGAGGCTGCTCCAGGTACTGGTCCCCCAGGTGGAGAAGATCTGCATCGACAA gggtCTGACGGACGAGTCGGAGATCCTGAAGTTCCTCCAGCACGGCACCCTGGTGGGCCTGCTGCCCGTGCCCCATCCCATCCTGATCAGGAAGTACCAGGCCAACGCCGGCACCGCCATGTGGTTCCGCACCTACATGTGGGGGGTGGTGTACCTGAG AAACGTGGACCCGCCCATCTGGTACGACACCGACGTCCGACTGTTTGAGATCCAGAGGATGTAG